A window of Synechococcus sp. MEDNS5 contains these coding sequences:
- a CDS encoding DUF6761 family protein, whose translation MTSLQHPEAIRHFQSLCDACQELTSRFHSPSELRLYADGYLHALRRTGDLDSRELAKLEMLVERWIMDPSSFIGPDGDLRTLYEHPQQY comes from the coding sequence ATGACATCCCTTCAGCATCCGGAAGCCATACGCCACTTCCAGTCGTTGTGTGATGCCTGTCAGGAATTGACCAGTCGCTTCCACAGCCCTTCCGAATTGCGTCTCTACGCAGACGGTTACCTGCACGCATTGCGTCGAACTGGTGATTTGGATTCAAGAGAGCTCGCCAAACTGGAAATGCTGGTGGAGCGTTGGATCATGGACCCCTCCAGCTTCATCGGCCCTGATGGGGACCTCCGAACGCTCTACGAGCATCCTCAGCAGTATTAA